Sequence from the Primulina huaijiensis isolate GDHJ02 chromosome 16, ASM1229523v2, whole genome shotgun sequence genome:
AACCTTGACATTGTATTTGACAATGTCATCTCGACTCATTTAGGCGTGAATCttgatgatgaaaatatgagaaAGAGGTACCTTTTAAGTAAGAGAATGATGAAAATGCATCTTCTTAATTTATATTCCAGAATAAATTTCCAAGATTTTTTAGTCACTAAATCTAGATCAGTGCTACTACAATTGTCATGTACAACTTATTTACTTGTATAACTTCACCCACAATGtaccaattttatcttttgttCTTCTTCACTGATGCAAGGTTTGATTCAACATTGATATTTGCTGTTTGGTATGTTTAACATATCTGAATTTGTCACAGTGACTGCTTCTGTACCTGTTCAAAATCAAGTAGCCGCCCAAAAACTTCTCCAGAAATCAACTCAGCCTAACCATAACAGTCGTAATTCCAAAAGTCAGAGATATAGGGGAAAGGGAAAAGAGGAAGAATCAGCTTTCCTCACTCTAGATGAATGGGAGAGGAAGAAAGCTGGAAATGATCTTCGGACAACAAATGAATGCCGTGGCATCGATCAAGATGAAGATCTTGCAAGACAGCTTCAGCAGCAATTAGATCTTGAAGATATTCAAGTAACCATTTTCTTCTCAACGATGTGCTCCTTTAATGGCTCTTTTCTGATGACAATTTACCTAATTTTTTAGGATTACTATAGTAGTACCATTATCATTGCACTAGTGCTAATGGTTCCAATTTATCATATTTGGGAGGATGTACATTTTGCAAATTAGAGTTTATTTCTTTTGTGTTCTTAAGTTTGTGTAGCCTCTTAGTTGTGTGATTAAAGTGGTGTGGCTCTATTACACAATTCTTGTTTCGATCTATGTAGGAACAAAGTGGTTCTTATATGGTGGATGCAGAGAATATAAAGATGAGTATGTTCAACTTCGAAAGAGACGACCCCAGAGCTGTCGGTAGAGATGAATTTCGAGGAAGAGGGAgaggaagaggtagaggaaggGGACGAGGAAGCAGAGGTAGGGGTATAATTCTGCAATAATGTACATGCTAGTCTTTCCATCATTATTCTCTTTTCCCGGTGCTTTATCTttgcattaatttttattaaagaaatttgaaatgGTTATTtccttctgatggttctttattTTGCCTTGGCAAAAACGTTCTTTGTGTTTCCTATTTAATATAGCATCCCCGAATTTTGGTGAGCCTTTATGCTTTTTAATGGCGAAACTTATATTTTGAGTTTACCAAGTGGGGATCAAAATCAGTcgcatttcaattttaattatattgtcAAAAATCAAACGCAAGAAACAGACACCAATAAAAAGGGTTTAAGTTTACTGCACAAAGAATCAAACACGAAACGACTAAATACCTAGCATGGTCAACTGTAATCAGTTCAAGAAAATCCCCAGAATCCCAACCCCTATAAAAAACAACAATTAAAAACATCATACAATAAAACAAGAGGATCACAAATGAATATAAACACTATAATGAATCAATAATTAGCCACATGATTTCCGGATCGAGTTTAGCTGTAACTTAAGCTGTGCGACTCGGGGGAGAAGTCCTTGGCTCTGTTGGAGGCGTTTGACTGTCTGATCCCCCTCGTAATGCATCATCAGATGACTGCCGTAACGCGTCATCGGTATGGTCTCTATTAATTTCCCCGATCATTCTGACAACTTCTTGCATTGCTGGTCTTTGGTCTGGGACCATGGCTACACAGGCCATACCTATCTGGAGAAGCTGTACCATTTCTTCCTCCACATTGTGCTGTCTCATTAGTTCAACGTCAAAAACTTCGGCCGTCCATTCTTCGCGTACAACACTTTGTACCCATCGAGGCAAATCGATCCCTTCATCACCTACCGAAGGCTGATTAGGCGATTTGCCTGTTAATAGCTCTAAAATGAGTACTCCAAAGCTGTAGACATCAGACTTGAATGTGACTTTCTTGGTTTCAAGCACCTCAGGAGCGCGGTAGCCTGTGATGCGATGATTTGGAGGGATCGTGCCCGAGAATAGGGGATTAAGCCCGTAATCTGATACATATGCATCAAGATTTTCTTGTTTGAGGACGACATTCGAGGACTTGATGTTTCCATGTGGTAAGTTTCCAAATGCATGAAGGTGTGCTAGTCCTCTCGCAGCACTTGATGCTATTTTTATTCTGCTGTCCCAGTCTAGTGGGCTGCGATCCGAACCTCGACTACCTGTATCGTACAATAGGAATAAGCTCTTATGCGAATACGTGCAGAAAACAATGAATATCAAGGTAAACATCACTTTAGCGAATACGTGCAGAAAACAATGAATATCAAGGTAAACATCACTTTAGCGTATCCCGGCCCTCCATCATACCAGCAGGTAAGCCAGTTTAGTTATCAGATATACAACTGTTGCACATTCGACATATAGGCCGTTCTTTGTCACGCAACTAGTCTGGGTTCATCTAAGATATAATGGAACACATCTAACTGTGTTAAGATGTGAATCATACGCTAAAATACTCTCAGCTCTATAAGCTAACCATGACATTCATAAGTATATGTTTATGTTTCATGTTGAATCAATGTAACGTTACAAAAGGGTAAAGTTAGATAAAAGAAGAAGCGAGAAAGAGTATGTAGTCATCATTGTTTCATGATTTTGTTTAAATTGAAAAGGAAGAAAAGTAAAGGACAAGTATTTTTGTTTTGGAGAGAGTAGCTTTATTGCAACTTGAACTTTGGGGACTCCAATGAAACTTTTATTCCATTTGAGTGAAATAATGCGAGATTTTAAAAAGTAGTGAGTTTTAGTACGCCCACCTTTACTACTTCTTGAACTTTGAGGAATTCACTTGAAACTTATTCCGCAAAAATAAAGCAAGAATCATAGAACAAATGACTAATCATTTAACATCAACTTTTTTCCTATCAACTTTGCTTTAAAGAAGTGCGTCTGagtaaatatatgaaaaataaacgGAAAGAAAATAGTGTAGATCCTTAAAGTTATACCAAAAACTTTTATTTCCCAACAAGAAATGAAGAGTGATTTATGGGTGGGATACCTTTTCTTCCGGGGGTTCAGCAACCTGACCATACAAGTCGAacctttttattgttttttttagagtTGTACATAAATTTGTaccacacaaaaaattcaatgctaaaattcaatttatcaaaatttcactatatatacaatacaaaatctcgcgatataacaATAAAATCTTGTGATATAATGATTGTAAATATCGCTGTAACGATATATTGGTTTTACCTTTAGcattattctttttttattctttgatTAACCATTTTCTATTTCATTAGTCAAATCATTAAATACTCGTCACCACTCATGCCTAATATTAAAATTACATGTTACATGTTGTATGTGCTGTCCGAGTTGGTGAAACAGATCAAATGAGCATTTGACCAATGGTCAAAACTCAGAAGTTCAATTCTCATATCAATATTTTCTCGGACGAGCATGTGATTTGCCTTGATTAGAGTAGTTTGCAGACTACTACTTTAATTAATACACAACGAAATGTAACATTTGAGGGTTCCatcgttataaaaaaaaaaaaactacaatgTCTAAAAAAATTGCTACATTTTATAAGTGTAAAAACTATATGAATGCTATGTATTTtatattgacatttaaaaattaCACCTATGTTTTTATCACATGCATTACGCATTATGAAAACAGACACATAATTACGACACCCAATTAGATCAGTTACACTAACAATAATGAATAAGAATAATTTAGCTACTGAAATAAGTCCAATAGAGGAGGGGACAAAGTATCCATCATCATCATATAGCGACTACAAAAGTTCAAATTACACTAATTAAAGCCTCAAGAATTAAATCAAAATGATGCAACATGATTGATGATTTCAgattccaaaataaaaaataaaaaataaaaaataaaaaataaacttatTGTCGTAATTATCATAAAAAGAATAAGATTTAGtaatttaaaaaactaaaatagttACAAAAACAAACTTTCAACTTTTGGTACACGATACACAATTGAATCTATTCATAAACAATTTTATATGTagtaatttatttgtttaaaaccTAATCTTCAGCAACTTGATGATTCATCATCAAAAGGTGATAGCTAATCAGGGAAAGATGAACTCTTTTTGTAGGCAAAtccataattatattttaagaaatatttatgaaaattgacTTATTTTGAAACCCATTTCGTCATTTTGTCCTCTTCATCTTGAGTCGTAAATTTGGGACCCAGACAAATTATTCATGCATGGGAGCATGGTGCCCTCAAGCTTCCAAAAAAACTCAAAAGTGGTAGACGGTTCTTTCAAAAAGCCGACAATTGTGCAAGAAACTAGTGAACAAAATTCATCCCACATTTCTGTTATTGACCATTATATTCCATATTTCCcaattttttctaaataaaagaCGGCAAATTTATAATCGGTATGcggatttaaagaaaattaaactaATAAAAGAAATGCAAATCAAATTTACCAGGAAAaatggagagagagagagaggaagAAGAATCAAATTTGACTTACCATGAAGAAGAGCAGATAAACTCCCAGCAGACATGTAATCATACACCAGCAATTTCTCATCTTTGGAGAAGTAGAAAGCTCTCAGTGGCAGCAGATTTTCATTCTTCAAATTCCCTATAATTTGAATTTGTTGCTCAAATTCTTTCTTCCCCACCGCTACATCTTTCAGCCTCTTCACCACCACAGTTGTGCCTTCTTCCAGCACCGCCTTGTAGCTAGTGCCCACACTTCCTTTTCCCAATACTTCTGCAGAAGCCCTCAACAAATCCTCCAAATCAAAGCTGTATCCATTGCCATTGAAGAATACGAGTTTGTTTCTTCCCGCTCCGTCAGTGGAACCCCCTGTGACGTCTTCTTTCGACGATGAAGTTCCGATGTCGAGCACTGGCCCTGCAGCCCTGGATGCAGCGTCTGGTTTTGGCGCTTTTGTTGTTTTTTCTCTTGATCTTTTCTTTCTCAGTAGAAGGAATATTAATGCTAGTATGAGCAGCAGAAGCAGTACTCCGCCGACGACTGAAACGGCAATTATTGCTGCCGCCGATAACTTTTTGTGCCTTTTATGGGTTGGAGTGAGGATTGGAGGTAATGTAGGGGTGGGGGACGGCGAAGGGAAAAATGGGTTGCACGGACGCAATGGACCGCCGCATAAATCGACATTTCCAGTGAATGCGGCTGCCGGGAATTTGGCAAGTACGCTAGGGATCGAACCATTGAGATTATTGTTTGCCACATTGAAATCTACGAGACCAGGAGGAGCTACACTCGGGATTTTGCCGCTAAAGGAATTGTTCTCCAAAAACAAACCGGTTAAATGAGTGAGGTTGCTGATAGAAAACGGAATCGGGCCGCTGAAGTTGTTGAATGACAGGTCGAGGCGGATCATCCGAGATAACTCCGTAATCTCAGTCGGAAATTCGCCGGATAACTGGTTCCCCTGTAGATACAAGCTGCGGAGGAATATGAGCTGAGAGAATTCCGGCGGAATGGAACCAGACAGCCTATTTGAACGGAGACTCAACACTCGAAGCTGCGTGAGCCTACCCAACGTATTCGGCGGAATCTCCCCGACGAGGCCAACACCCGGTAACCTCAAATAGTAAACAGAGGAATTTGTAGCATCACACCCGACACCCACCCACTCACAAGCCGAATCGGACTCATTCCACTGGAGCCGTCTCTCATGCGGGACTCGTGAGACGAAATCGAGGAGCGCTTGCTTGTCCTGAGTGGGCTCCGAGTGAACCCAACGGCAACTCAGTAGCAGCAAGAAGAAAACGGCTTCCAGAGCAGCCTGATTCGGAATCAATGCCATTAAAATGATAGGAATAAGAATGGGGGGAGATTATTATTCAGTTGGAATTTGTACTGGCATGTTAGAAAAAAAGTGAAAGGAGTGTGGATTTTGAGAGCGCATAAAGAGTGAAGAAGAAAGGAAGGAGCATTGAGTTCGAATCAAGAACAAGAAAGAAGAGTAAGTTAGAAGTTGGTTGGTTCGTTggtgtaaatttaatttattataactttgaattgaaattttaaataaatttggagTCAATCTTAGTTAGGGCTATGTAATAAGaacatgaaaaactatttttcatTAGAAAATTTGGAGTCAATCTTAGTTAGGGCGATGTAATAAAAACACGAAAAACTATTTTTCATTAGACGTTTACATGTTCCATCAACTTAAATATCCTTAAACAAAAAAGTTATCGTCTGTctattagtaaaaaaaatctaGAAATCCAACAAATATATCTCTAAGtagaattatataatatatcaagtgtaaaattattatttgtcaTACGTTTGAAATATGCACAAAACAGTACTTAATTTGGAACGGGGATTTTTGGTGCTTGGGAGTTACGCTGGAGAAACGGGAGGAAAAGATTACATAATAGGTGGAATGGGCCCGGTGAGCTTTATGGAGTTGGACTAGTGTGGAAAAAAGAGGGTGACTGACTGGCTTTTGTGTCATCGAATCCTATCTGACTCAAAACTCAGCTTTCGCACCAATTTTGCAATCCGACAAAATGCTTCACTTGGATATATAATACAAATTTATGAACCTTCCatgaaaattttacaaataGTTAACCCTTACAAATCTCCAAAGATTTTGGTTTCAacattttttgtaatttgattTAAATCAAGTATATGTTCCACAAAATTCACCTTATATAACAGGCTTCATATCTTTTGTCggggtttttaaaaaataactaggATTGAGGCTTCATCTATAAGTTGCATTGGTTTGCAAATAAATTCTTATCTTAAAAAGTTTAAAAGGTGGATGAAAATAGTTTAGACCCTAAATGACCAAATAATGTAAACTCTATCTCAAACAATAAGTTTGACAGCAAACAAAGCCAGACCAGAATTAGTGTACCAACTATGTCTAAAAAATATTCCATATTTGCTCATTTCACCAAATTGCACTACAAATCTTCACAGTTAATCAACTAAAAATCGAAAGGAACCGATAATTGTATAACTATGGTGCACTGCTAATGTATGTGAAGACAAGGGAGTGACGTATATTGACTttaataacttgcccaattctAAATTTGGAGTTATCgctgttaaaaaaaaaactaaaccaAAAACATCTAAAAAGAGAACAGACAGAAGCAAAGAGTTTCTTATATATTTAGG
This genomic interval carries:
- the LOC140961976 gene encoding probable inactive receptor kinase At2g26730, producing the protein MALIPNQAALEAVFFLLLLSCRWVHSEPTQDKQALLDFVSRVPHERRLQWNESDSACEWVGVGCDATNSSVYYLRLPGVGLVGEIPPNTLGRLTQLRVLSLRSNRLSGSIPPEFSQLIFLRSLYLQGNQLSGEFPTEITELSRMIRLDLSFNNFSGPIPFSISNLTHLTGLFLENNSFSGKIPSVAPPGLVDFNVANNNLNGSIPSVLAKFPAAAFTGNVDLCGGPLRPCNPFFPSPSPTPTLPPILTPTHKRHKKLSAAAIIAVSVVGGVLLLLLILALIFLLLRKKRSREKTTKAPKPDAASRAAGPVLDIGTSSSKEDVTGGSTDGAGRNKLVFFNGNGYSFDLEDLLRASAEVLGKGSVGTSYKAVLEEGTTVVVKRLKDVAVGKKEFEQQIQIIGNLKNENLLPLRAFYFSKDEKLLVYDYMSAGSLSALLHGSRGSDRSPLDWDSRIKIASSAARGLAHLHAFGNLPHGNIKSSNVVLKQENLDAYVSDYGLNPLFSGTIPPNHRITGYRAPEVLETKKVTFKSDVYSFGVLILELLTGKSPNQPSVGDEGIDLPRWVQSVVREEWTAEVFDVELMRQHNVEEEMVQLLQIGMACVAMVPDQRPAMQEVVRMIGEINRDHTDDALRQSSDDALRGGSDSQTPPTEPRTSPPSRTA